A segment of the Lentisphaerota bacterium genome:
TCGCCTTGCCTTTCCGGCAGCCAAGTGCCACAATCCGACCGCATATTTCTATGCAACACATGCATTCGGACAGGGTTTTTCATGCGCATTCTCCACCGTTACGTGCTCACCTCGTTTCTTGTGCCGCTGGCTTACTGCTTGGTGACGTTCATCTCGCTCTATGTCGTTGTTGAACTGATCGGCTCCTTCTCCATGCTGACCGCAACCAAACCCCCGTTCGGCGTGGTCGTGGGGTACTTTGCGGGCGTTGTTGCTCCGTTCCTCGAATGGCTGCTGGCCGCTTCCTTACTGCTCGCCTCGCTCTACACCATGTGGCAGCTTTGCCGCCACAGCGAGGTTACGGCGATGCGGGCCAGCGGGCTGGGCTTTGGGACCATCATTGCACCGCTGGTCAGCGTGGCGGTCCTGTTGTCGCTCGTGAGCGCGCTGAATCTCGAGTTCTACGCTCCGGACGCATCTGAAAACACCCAGCGGCTCGAAAAAAACCAATTCCGCCAGGAAGCCGGCGACATCCGTGAGAACATTCATTACTACAACACCTCTGAACGACGCAACTGGCGCATCAACCGGATGGATGTCTCCTCGCCGCAGGTTCTGTATGGCGTGCGAATCACCTGCGAGCGACCCAACGGCACCCGCGAGGTTGAAGTGGCCTGCAAACAGGCCGAATACCGCGACGGCGTGTGGTTGCTGTGCTATCCCCAATACATCTGGTTT
Coding sequences within it:
- a CDS encoding YjgP/YjgQ family permease, which translates into the protein MRILHRYVLTSFLVPLAYCLVTFISLYVVVELIGSFSMLTATKPPFGVVVGYFAGVVAPFLEWLLAASLLLASLYTMWQLCRHSEVTAMRASGLGFGTIIAPLVSVAVLLSLVSALNLEFYAPDASENTQRLEKNQFRQEAGDIRENIHYYNTSERRNWRINRMDVSSPQVLYGVRITCERPNGTREVEVACKQAEYRDGVWLLCYPQYIWFDELDMQVESRMPQLDKLSLRLMPSLNEIPADFVNETREWSRLPIRARLRYLRVHPDLSDEERDSKWYDIHSRFASPWACTVITLFAIPMGVATGRQGVFKGILTAIALFFAFFVAVNGCMILAKRGLLPPLIGAWMPNASFLAAGLYLLWRQR